The sequence below is a genomic window from Candidatus Methanoplasma termitum.
TCTTATCACCTGGAACAGAATGTACCAGATACTTTGCGTGATCCGTGTCGGGAGACCCTTCGTATACCCTGAAGTGCGCACCGTACTTGAAACCGGTCTTCACGACCATGCCTCTTTTTCTCATATCCCTGAAAGCGTCGAGCCTGAGCTCGAACTCCTCCTGAGTCTTTACGCCGAGTTCGATCATCTTTTCCGGGGTCATTTCCTCTCCGGACTGTGTTGTCACATTCAGATCTCCCATCTCCATGATGAAACAGCTTTCGATCAGCGAGAGTTGAAGAATGTTTCCCATCATCTTTCCGTAGAATCCTTTCTTCCCGAGATATTCGATGTGACTTTCTTCTGTGATCAGAACTCTTTCCCCTATAAGCCTGCCCTCCGCGGCGTATTTCGAGGACGAGTGCAGCGACCTTCCCCTGGGATCTCTGGACGACATGTGATAGTAGGTGAGGTCTCCTTCTTCGTCCACGACCCCATAGAGCAGTTTCTTACCCTTGCTCTCGGTGTGGGCGACCTCTTTTGAGAATACATCCAATTCCAGAACGTCCCTTTCTGACACGGCTCTTACAAGATACATCGGGCGGGAGTTGCTCATCACCGAACCACGAGGGAAAACGGACAGATCGAAATGCCCGCTTTCGGCTTTAACGACGAACCCGCGGCTTCTCATATCCCGATATACCAGATATGCAATGTCGAATCTGTCATACTGCGTCGAAGAATGGTTGAACATTTCCGCAAAGGACATCGGCACGCCGTCTTTTGTCACCTGCAGCCTTTCGCTTTCGACGAGGAACGTTGCCTCGATGAGGTCAAGTTCCAGACCGCCTCCGCTCATCGGATATCCGAAGTTCCCCTTGTTGTAGATCTGGGTTCCTTCTTTCTGATCGCTGATTATCACTGTGTCTTCGTTCAATTCTCCCGGCATCTTACATCAACAGAATACTGTTCGTATTTTATTGTTCTGCATATATTTCCTTAACGGAATCTGAAAAAGTTGCGGATGACGAAAGACGGCGCATACCATTTATTGCAGAGAGTAAATAAATTTACAGCAGGAGTTTAACGACCCCTCCCGCAGAAAGAGTCGGATCCGTAACGTGGATCAAACGCCATATCATCAATCTTTGACAGTTCGACAGTGATCGTACGATCCCGTCACGGATCCTAATGCGGACCTCTGAGCCGTTCAGAAATGAAATGACTATCGCCCTGCCCGATGGTCCCGGTTCGCCGTCTCTGTGGAAGACACCAAACCTGGCTTCCCATCCTACGGCCGCCCTCGATTTTCTACCAAGATTATAAACTTAAGCGGGGGGGGGTGTCCGAAACTACAGTCCCTTTTGAATTTTGGCAGTTATCGACGCCGTTGTTTCAATCAAAGGATTTTGATCTGGCTCTTCGACATTTTTCATAAAATCCTGTAAGGCGGGCAATGCCCGCCTTGATAGAAAAGTTGTTTTAATCCGCGGCCGAATTCTTCATCGTTCCGTCTAAGTACTGCTCATATCCGTTGAGGTCGAGCATGCCGTGGCCGGACAAACAGAACACGATCGTCTTTTCTTTTTTGGCCTTCTTGCACTCGAGCGCTACATCCATTGCCGCTTTTATCGCGTGGCAGGATTCCGGAGCGGGGACGATGCCTTCCGTCCTTGCGAATGCCAACCCGGCCTCGAATGTTTCAAACTGTCCGTATGCTCTTGCGGATATCAGGCCTTTGTTCATTGCGGCAGATACAAGCGGTGACATTCCGTGGTATCTCAGACCGCCTGCGTGCACACTTTTCGGGATGAACTCCTGGCCGAGCGTATACATCATCAGAAGCGGGGTGTAACCCGCTGTGTCCCCGAAGTCGTATTTGAACTCCCCCACCGTGAGAGAGGGGGCGGCGTTCGATTCCGCGGCGATGAACTCGCAATCAGTCTTGCCTTTGATCTTCTCGCCGATCATCGGGAAACAGAACCCTCCGAAGTTGGACCCTCCTCCGGCACATGCTATCATATAGTCAGGATCTATCTCGCCGATCTTCATCTGTTCCATTGTCTCTTGGCCGATCACCGTCTGGTGCAGCATGACGTGGTTAAGCACGCTTCCCAGAGAGTAGCATGTGTTCGGGTCCTTTGCGGCCATCTCGCATGCCTCCGATATTGCTATTCCCAATGAACCTGTTGTCTCGGGGTGCTCTTTAAGCACTTTCTTCCCGAACTCTGTGTGTGGACTTGGAGAAGCATATACCTTTGCGCCGTACGTATTCATAATTGTCTTTCTGAGAGGTTTCTGATTATAGCTTCCTTTGACCATGAAGACTGTGCAGTCAATGTCAAACAGGTTCGACACCATCGCAAGCGCTGTCCCCCATTGGCCTGCTCCTGTCTCGGTGGTAAGGGTGTGGATTCCTTCCTCGGCATTGAAATATGCCTGTGCCAGAGCAGTATTCCCTTTGTGACTGCCGAGCGGGCTCATATCTTCTCTTTTGAAATAGATCTTTGCCGGCGTCTTGAGATATTTCTCCAGTCTTACCGCCCTCTGAAGATGCTGCGGGCGGTTCAGGTGAACCAATCCTTCTCTTACTTCTCCGGGTATGTTAACATATCTCTCTCTGCAACCTTCCTGCCTGATGATCTCTTTACAGAAAATCGGTTCAAAGTCTTCGGGTTTAGCCGGCTCTCTTGTTCCGGGGTTGAGCGGGGGATCCAAGTGTCCTATGTCCGCCACGAGATTGTACCATTTTTTTGGTATACCTTCTACTGGCAGACTTATTCTAAGGTCTTTAGCGATTGCCATGACCTTAATGATTCTATCTACCTATTTAATAATGCGTGCATTGATGTATGGTATTGTACAATATAATATGTCTGGGAGATTGCCGTCGTTGTTATTTTGATTATTGCGGCCCTATGCATTACGGCCGCGGTTACCGCCAAAAAATTCTAAGACAAAGTGAGAGCCTCTCCCTTTCTCGACCTTTTTCCTCAACTTTTTTTATGTGAAAGAACGGCGGCTCGGCAGAGAGACCTATGCGGAGACGCAGGGTTCTCTAAAATAGTTCGGATCGAGAGGGGTTAAGGGGCCTATCTTAAATACTACAATTGCATTAACCACAGGTTAGTAACTAATAGTTAACAACTATGTGATAGCATGAATGACCTAGACACGATACTATCTGTGATAGAGAACCCGACAAGGCGCAGGATACTGATGGCGCTTGTCAGAGAGCCGCACTACCCGCTGCAGCTTTCAAAGGAGCTCGGAGTAAGCCAACAGGCGATAATGAAAAATTTGGATATCCTGGAAAAAAACGGGCTTGTAGAAAGCAGGAAAGAAAGCAGCGACAGGGGCCCGGTGAAAATGGTCTATCGCCCCACCTCCGAGTTCACATTGACGATAGATATGCGCAACGGGCTGTTCAGGGCTACCTTGTCGATGCCTGCGAGCGTCGACGATGCACAGGAGAACAGAGATATGGAGTTCGATGAGGTCAGAGAGACCCTCTCCGAGATAGACCGGCAGATAAGCGAGTTCGACAGGCTGAGAGAAGAGATGATCGAAAGACGCAACAGAATGATGTCCTCATTCATGCACGGCCCTATTGCCAGCGAGCTCGGTTATCTTGAAAGGAGCATTATCTACGGAATGCTGAACTCGCCGGAACATGACGCAAGCGAGGTCTCCCGCGAGATGGGGCTCCGGGATGACACGACGACCAAAGTAGTGAATGACATAGAGAACAAATGCAAAGATCCCAAGAGAGTGATGAGAAATGAGTAATGACAAAGCAACGAAGGTCGCGGAATTGAAACCCGGAGAGACAGGAAAGGGCATTGCGAGACTTGATCCCGAACTTATGGACATATTCGGACTGAAGATAGGTGACATAATACAGATCGCAGGTACAAAGAAGACGGTGGTAAAGGTGTTAAGGGGGGTGCCCGAGGATGCGAACCGCGGGATAATAAGAATGGACGGCTCCACGAGACGCAACGCCGGCACGTCGATAGACGAGCGTGTCGGGATCAAGAAGATATTCGCAAAGAACGCCGAAAAGATAACTTTCTCCCCGACAGAAGAGCTGAGACTTCAGGGCGGAGAGGAATACCTCGCAAAGGCGATGGAAGGAAGAGCGTTCGCAAAGGGCGACGTTCTTACCCTTAATGTAATGGGCAACAAGATCGATCTCGTGGTAACATCGCTCTCGCCCCCCGGCGATGCGGTGCTGATGACAACGTCGACTGAAGTAAAGATATCCGACAAACCCGCAAAATCGGCCGACATGGAGGTCCCGCAGGTCTCGTACGATGACCTCGGAGGGCTCGGGAACGAAGTGGCGAAGATCAGGGAGATGATAGAATTACCTCTGAGACACCCGGAACTGTTCAAGAGGCTCGGAGTAGAGGCTCCGAAGGGTGTGCTTCTGCACGGCCCTCCCGGCACGGGCAAAACAATGCTCGCAAAGGCCGTGGCGGGGGAGACCAGCAGTAACTTCATATCCCTCGGCGGTCCCGAGATCATGAGCAAATTCTATGGCGAATCGGAAGGAAAGCTCAGAGAGATCTTCAAAGAGGCGGAAGAGAACGCCCCCAGCATCATATTCATCGACGAGATAGACTCGATAGCTCCGAAAAGGGAAGAGGTCACCGGCGAGGTCGAAAGACGCATTGTGGCACAGCTGCTCTCTTTGATGGACGGCCTGAATTCGAGAGGAAAGGTAGTTGTCATAGGAGCGACTAACCGGCCGAACTCGATCGACGAGGCTCTGAGAAGGCCCGGAAGGTTCGACAGGGAGATCGAGATAGGCATTCCCGACAGGGACGGAAGACTGGAGATCCTGCAGATCCACACAAGAGGCATGCCATTGTCCGACAATGTCGACCTTAAGGCACTGGCCGACCGCACCCACGGTTACGCGGGAGCAGATCTCTCCGCTTTATGTAAGGAGGCGGCAATGGCCGCCCTGAGGCGCGTACTGCCGCAGATGGACCTTGAGACCGAAGAGATACCCGTGAACCTGTTGGAACAGATCTCGGTGACAAAGGACGATTTCAGAGAGGCCCTGAAAGACCTCCAACCGTCGACAATGAGAGAAGTCTTGATCGAGAAGCCCAACGTAAAATGGGAGGATATCGGCGCCCTTGAATCGGCAAAGCAGGAACTCAAGGAAGCGGTCGAATGGCCGTTGAAGTTCGGGAAGGTGTTCGAACACATGAACGCGAAGCCTCCAAAGGGCATACTGCTTTACGGCCCTCCCGGCACAGGTAAGACCATGCTCGCAAAGGCCGTGGCAACGGAGTCTGAGGCGAACTTCATTGCCGTAAAAGGTCCCGAGTTCCTCAGCAAGTGGGTCGGAGAGTCGGAGAAGGCCGTGAGAGAAAC
It includes:
- a CDS encoding ArsR/SmtB family transcription factor produces the protein MNDLDTILSVIENPTRRRILMALVREPHYPLQLSKELGVSQQAIMKNLDILEKNGLVESRKESSDRGPVKMVYRPTSEFTLTIDMRNGLFRATLSMPASVDDAQENRDMEFDEVRETLSEIDRQISEFDRLREEMIERRNRMMSSFMHGPIASELGYLERSIIYGMLNSPEHDASEVSREMGLRDDTTTKVVNDIENKCKDPKRVMRNE
- the endA gene encoding tRNA-intron lyase; amino-acid sequence: MPGELNEDTVIISDQKEGTQIYNKGNFGYPMSGGGLELDLIEATFLVESERLQVTKDGVPMSFAEMFNHSSTQYDRFDIAYLVYRDMRSRGFVVKAESGHFDLSVFPRGSVMSNSRPMYLVRAVSERDVLELDVFSKEVAHTESKGKKLLYGVVDEEGDLTYYHMSSRDPRGRSLHSSSKYAAEGRLIGERVLITEESHIEYLGKKGFYGKMMGNILQLSLIESCFIMEMGDLNVTTQSGEEMTPEKMIELGVKTQEEFELRLDAFRDMRKRGMVVKTGFKYGAHFRVYEGSPDTDHAKYLVHSVPGDKMMMWPEISRTVRLSGGVKKEILFCRAGEPREYLEFKWFRP
- a CDS encoding TrpB-like pyridoxal phosphate-dependent enzyme, producing MAIAKDLRISLPVEGIPKKWYNLVADIGHLDPPLNPGTREPAKPEDFEPIFCKEIIRQEGCRERYVNIPGEVREGLVHLNRPQHLQRAVRLEKYLKTPAKIYFKREDMSPLGSHKGNTALAQAYFNAEEGIHTLTTETGAGQWGTALAMVSNLFDIDCTVFMVKGSYNQKPLRKTIMNTYGAKVYASPSPHTEFGKKVLKEHPETTGSLGIAISEACEMAAKDPNTCYSLGSVLNHVMLHQTVIGQETMEQMKIGEIDPDYMIACAGGGSNFGGFCFPMIGEKIKGKTDCEFIAAESNAAPSLTVGEFKYDFGDTAGYTPLLMMYTLGQEFIPKSVHAGGLRYHGMSPLVSAAMNKGLISARAYGQFETFEAGLAFARTEGIVPAPESCHAIKAAMDVALECKKAKKEKTIVFCLSGHGMLDLNGYEQYLDGTMKNSAAD
- a CDS encoding CDC48 family AAA ATPase — encoded protein: MSNDKATKVAELKPGETGKGIARLDPELMDIFGLKIGDIIQIAGTKKTVVKVLRGVPEDANRGIIRMDGSTRRNAGTSIDERVGIKKIFAKNAEKITFSPTEELRLQGGEEYLAKAMEGRAFAKGDVLTLNVMGNKIDLVVTSLSPPGDAVLMTTSTEVKISDKPAKSADMEVPQVSYDDLGGLGNEVAKIREMIELPLRHPELFKRLGVEAPKGVLLHGPPGTGKTMLAKAVAGETSSNFISLGGPEIMSKFYGESEGKLREIFKEAEENAPSIIFIDEIDSIAPKREEVTGEVERRIVAQLLSLMDGLNSRGKVVVIGATNRPNSIDEALRRPGRFDREIEIGIPDRDGRLEILQIHTRGMPLSDNVDLKALADRTHGYAGADLSALCKEAAMAALRRVLPQMDLETEEIPVNLLEQISVTKDDFREALKDLQPSTMREVLIEKPNVKWEDIGALESAKQELKEAVEWPLKFGKVFEHMNAKPPKGILLYGPPGTGKTMLAKAVATESEANFIAVKGPEFLSKWVGESEKAVRETFRKARQASPCVIFMDEIDSIAPERGTGGDNNVTERVISQMLTELDGLESLNDVVVIAATNRPDIMDPALLRPGRFDKSIFIGPPDRESRIMIFGIHTKDKPLADDVDINDLADKTEGCTGADIAAICNEAVMTAVRRIVKPGKVPDDDEIKSCKVEMRDFLSAADKFGPQTSQKLKDYGHKAKDGGTEGYR